The DNA window TTGAAGAATATAAAGATGTCCATTCTTAATCAAGTCGGGGAAAAACTGTAAAAAGAATGTAATCATTAAAAGACGGATATGCATCCCATCAACATCGGCATCGGTTGCAATGATAACATGGTTATATCTTAAGTCTTCAAGACTCTCTTCAATATTTAAAGCAGCTTGTAATAAATTAAATTCTTCATTTTCATACACTACTTTTTTTGTTAAGCCATAACAGTTCAATGGTTTCCCTTTTAATGAAAAAACGGCTTGGGTTTCAACATCTCTTGATTTAGTAATTGATCCGGATGCTGAATCTCCCTCAGTAATGAAGATCTGTGTATCTCCTTTTCTTTCTGCTTTTTGATCATTATAGTGTTGTCTGCAATCACGAAGCTTTTTATTGTGAAGCGATACTTTTTTTGCTCTTTCTCTGGCCAGTTTCTGAATTCCTGAAAGTTCTTTTCTTTCTCTTTCTGAAATTAAAATTTTCCGTTGAATTGCCTCTGCAATCTCAGGGTTTCTATGCAGGAAGTTATCAAGTTTACTTTTTAAAAAATCAATAATAAACGTTCTTACTGTCGGACCATTCGGTCCCATATCATTGGAACCTAATTTAGTTTTTGTCTGAGATTCAAAAACAGGTTCTTCTACATTAATGGAAATTGCTGCAATAATAGACTTTCTAATATCTGATGCATCGAAATTTTTATTAAAAAACTCACGTATTGTTTTTACATATGCCTCACGGAAAGCATTAAGATGGGTACCACCCTGAGTCGTATTCTGACCGTTTACGAATGAAAAATAAGTTTCAGTCTGTGATCTGTCCGAATGGGTAATAGCAAGTTCAATATCCTCCTCCATTAAATGAACGATCGGATAAAGAATTTCGCCTTCCAATTCTTCTTCCAATAAATCTTTAAGACCATTTTCTGAATAATAGGTTTCCCCGTTAAAGATAATTTTAAGTCCCGGATTCAGATACGCATAGTTTCTGAGCATTCTTTCGATATACTCTTTTCTGTATTTGAAATGAAGAAATATCTCTCCATCTGGAACAAACGAAATTTCAGTACCATTTCGATCTGAAGTATCCTTTTCATCGTGATTTTCCGAAATAATTCCTCGCGAAAATTCTGCTATCTTCATCTTTCCTTCACGAAAAGACCTTACTTTAAAATATTCAGAAAGTGCATTTACTGCTTTGGTACCAACACCATTTAAACCAACAGATTTTTTGAAAGCTTTGCTATCGTATTTACCTCCGGTATTCATTTTGGACACTGCATCCACAACTTTTCCTAATGGAATCCCACGTCCAAAATCACGGACAGTTACCTTACCGTCATCTACTTTTATTTCAATTCTCTTACCTGATTTCATTCTGAACTCATCAATAGAGTTGTCGAGAATTTCTTTAAGCAAAATGTAAATACCATCATCAGCAGAAGAACCATCTCCGAGCTTTCCGATATACATACCGGGGCGCAAACGAATATGTTCCTGCCAATCGAGGGTTCTGATATTATCTTCAGAATAGATTGGATTTATTTCTTGTGACATAAGTTATTTCAGCAAACATACAAAAGTACGAAAATGATCAAAATTATCCGAATTTTTCTAATTCATTTTTTAATAATATTATCTAATATGTATTGCATTATTGTCAAGCAAATTTTATATTTACGCCATTATTCAATATTAAGTGAAAAACCTATGTGATTTCTCTATATTTTTATTAATACTATTCTTTCCTTTTATCTCTTTTAGCCAGATCCCGGGATTGGTAAATTATAGTGAAGAGGATGGACTGAATAGTTCCACTACCTATACGATCAATCAGGATAACAAGGGCTTTATCTGGATTGGTAGTGACAATGGACTGTTCAGATTTGACGGAAGGGAATTCAAGCAGTTCAGTAAAAAAAACGGACTTAAGAACATTGATGTTTTGGGGTGTAACCCTCTGTCTAACGGAGAAAATTTCATTATGCCTTATTTAACTGATTTCGCTTATCTAAAAGATGGAAAAGTTATCAACTCAGATTACAATAAAGAGCTTAAAAAGCTTACTCATATATCATCAAGTTATAGCAGTGGAGATTCACTTTTCACATACAATTATGACAATCCCAAAGAAATTTTTCTATACAGACATGGAAAGGTAAAAGCGATTCCACTATTTATAGATAAGGGTCTGCCATTAATGGACAAATATTTTGCATTCTCTTACGACACTGCCAATCACTTACTTTATGTAACTAACGATCGTGATAAGATAGTCGCTTATAACATTCTCACCAAAAAGAAAACACTTTGTAGTGTTTCAATGCCTAAAATGACTATCTATAGAAGGGGGGATTATTTTGTTGCAAACCTTAATAATAAGGTGGAAATTTATAAGAGAAGTAATAAATATTATTTAAAAAAAATTCAGTCTTTTTCTATTCGTGAAAAGATTCATCAACTTGTTATAGACAAGAATTACAGACTTTGGCTTTGTCTGGATAAAGGGGGTGTCATTTATTATAAACAGACGTTGCAGGAGGGGAATCTTTCCCATCCTTTAAAGCTTATGGATGACTTTGTCATGAATCATATTATGATAGACCGGGATAATAACGTTTGGTTTTCAACAAAAAATAACGGCATTTATTTTATTACAGAAAAGTTTTTCAATAATTACATTCATTTGCCTGTAAAAAATAACTCATCTTTCATAACGGCTATAGGAAAAAATGGCAAAAATATTGTTTTAGGATATAATGAAGCAAAAAGTGGTATTTTAAAATCCAATACTATAAAGGATCTTGTCCTTGAAAAAAACAGAAAAACAGAAACTAAAAGTATATTTTCAAAAGGAAATATGATTATTTTCGGATTTAATCTAAGTGTTATTCAATACAATACGCTTACCCACAAAATAAATCATCTGGGAGATTACAGTTTAAAGAGTATTTTGCCTTACACTGATGATTCTGTACTTATTTGTTCTTCTGAAAGCCTTACAGTTTATAATTTTACTACTCATCGTAAATTTAAGTTGCTTAATGAAAGGACTTACAACGCCTTATCCTACGACAAAGACAGTATTTTTGTAGGTGACTTTAAAGATTTATATAAGCTGAATGTTAAAACAAAAAAGAAGATCTTATTTCTGGAAGGGTATTATTTCACAGACATTAAAAAGCTCAAATCCAACATATATGTAGGATCTACCAACCTTAATGGCATTGTGTTTTTCAACAATAAAAAAATTATACGAAGAATAACTGAAAAAAACGGCTTATCTACTGATCAGATAAAAAAGATCGAAGTTGAAAACGAAAATATTTTCTGGGCCAGTACCAATTCAGGATTAAGCAGGGTTGAAATAAAAGGAGCCCATATTAAGATCAACAATTTCACCCAGACAGACGGACTCCCATCTAATGTAGTCGCTGGATGCGTAATAAGAGACGACACTATTTTTGCAGGAACATCAAAAGGTTTAGCCATTCTCCCTATTAACAACCTGCTGGCACAACCAAAATTTATCAATAAGAAAGTAATCGTTAATTCTGTTACGATTGGAGATCGGGAAATATTTAATCTCAATCGTAAAATTATAGGTCAGACCCCAGAAAATACGGTGACTTTTGACGTAAGTTTTCTCGATTATACTTCTCAGGGAAAGGTAAGCTACAAATATAAAGTTGAGGGTCTGAATGATGAGTGGCAAATCAGTAATTCATCTAAAATTACATTCAATGCCCTTCCACCGGGAAAATATACTTTTAAAGTTTTCGGACTGGGTTATAATGGAAAGCAGTCTTACTCTTCTACCGATCTTAGTTTTGAAATTAATCCCAAATTCTGGCAGACCTGGTGGTTTAAACTTTTAGTGATCATCATTATCGGTTCCTCAATTTTTTCATTAATCACATTATACTTTCAAAGGAAACGAAACAAAAAACTGGAAACACTGTATTATGAAAAGAAAATTGCCGAGCTTGAGCTACAGGCTATTAAGGCACAAATAAATCCCCATTTCATTTACAACTGCCTTAATTCCATTCAGTTTTTATTATATAAAAAAGATTATGTTGAGACAGAAAATTATTTAGACATTTTCTCTCAAATGATCAGAAAAACACTGCATTATTCAGAAAAAACTTTTATGCCGATTAAAGAAGAAACCGAGTATCTTTCACTTTATTTACATATGGAAAAACTCCGGCTAAAAGAGCAGTTTGATTATAAGATAATAGTTTCCAATACCGTAAATGAAAATTGGATCATTCCTTCCCTTTTGATTCAGCCTTTTGTTGAGAATGCTATAAAGCATGGAATCTCCAGTTTAAAAGACAGAAAAGGATTTATTCATATCCTATTTGACTATGTTGATTCATTACTTTGCATTACAATCGAAGACAATGGTATCGGAATAGGAAGCAAACCAGAATCTACTGCAAAGGCCAATTCTTTTGGTGTAAAATTATCTCAAAAAAGAATTGAAACATTCAGGCAGCTTTTTGAGACTAATATAACTTTAGAACTCAATGATCTTTTTGAAAAAGAGCAAAAATCAGGTACACAAATAAAACTATACATGACTCCTTATGAAAACGAAAGTACAAGTCTGCATCATTGATGACGAACAAGACGGAAGAGATTATATTTCTCTTTTGCTTAAGAATGAATTTCCGGATATTCAGATTTCATTTCAGGCTTCAAGCGTAGAAGAAGCATATATTAATCTTATAAAGAATGCTCCGGACATACTGTTTTTAGATATTCAGTTAAAAGATGGGACGGCATTCGACCTGCTCTCAAAGTTTAGAGAAATCAATTCTCAGATCATTTTTATAACTGCTTTTGAGCATTTTGCAATTCAGGCTATAAAAAACGGTGCCACAGATTATCTCCTGAAACCGATAAAAAAGATGGATTTTATTATGGCTGTTAATAAGGCTTTAGAAATCAATAAAAAAAATAAAAGCTCCACAACAGCAATTAATCAAAATAAAATCAGCCTTCCTACTTTGCAGGGTTTTAAATTAACTAATATTACTGATATTGTACGTTGCGAAGCCGATTCCAGCTATACAACTTTTTATATGAGTGATAAGACGAAGATTATAGTATCTAAAACGCTGCATGAATTTGAAGAATTTCTAGCGGATTATAATTTTTTCAGAATACATCATAAACACCTTATTAATCTCAGTCATTTAAAAGAATATATAAAAGGAAAAGGTGGTCAGGTTATTATGACGGATAATTCTGTTTTGGATGTCTCAGTACGTAAGAAAAATGATTTTCTAAATAAAATTGAACATATGGAATAATTACAAGGGATGTCAGATTTTTTATAAATAGCATAGTCATCTATTCCTGCTTACTAGCCATACTCCTTTTACTTTAGGTTAAATAGTTCTTTTAGAATACAGATCTCTCCATTAAATAATTTAGTGGGGAGATTTATATATCTAAAAATACTCAATTTCGTTCAAAAAGCACTCAATTAGTCACAATTAAGGGAAGTTACATTACACTTACTAATGAAATAAGAACACTTATTAAATCAATATATTATGATAATTAATATCGTTATACTTTTATCAGGAGCTCAATACACAAATTATTAATACTAAAGTTTTTCTTGGTTTTTGATTTATAAAATCAATATTATATAATGACAAGAATATATTTTTTTTTAATCTATCTATTACTCGGATCTCTTTTATTTAAAGCACAAAGTCCCTGTTCCGATTTCAACAGCACCACCAATCCCCAGGGAAATTGGAATACTGCTCCATATCCCAACGGAAATGTTCTTGCTTCAAGCGGCAGCCCTAATACATTTGACAATTCCCAATATCTCGCCTTAGAAGATCAGTCGGGGGGTTCATTTTTTATCAATACCACTGATTTTAAAAATTTAGGTCAACGCTTTTTGGGTCAATGCCTGTATTTTGATTTTTATCTCGAAAAAGACGGGAACTTTGGAGCTCCTATCCACCCTGCTATTCATATTATGGCAGGTGATAAGATCATAACATTTACTGCCAATATTACGGTAACTCCAAATAGCGGCTGGGTTCGCGTACGTGCTCCAATAGCTAATGCTACAGCCTCAGCCTTTCCAAGTAATGCAGAAGGAACATGGAGCATAGCAGGGGGAGTATGGACAGAATTCAATAATGTTATGAATAATTCTACCGCTGCAATGATCACTCCTGACTATACTTCCAATATTGGTGAGAGGGTATGGTACGATAATATCTGTATTAAATCATGCGATGGATGTTCTGCTGATTTTAAATTAGAGACTATATTTGGTAGCAACACCAATACAGCATCTGTAAAGTTAACGCTTAATAATCCAATTTTAGTATCTACACCATCCAGCCCTGGAAGTACCTATACAGTAACCTGGGGTGATGGAACATCATCGGCGTATACTTTATCAGCGTTAACACATACGTATGCCAATTCTGGTACTTACACCATATGCGTAACCGAAAAACAAGGAAAATTAACACTATGTACACGATGCTTTACTTTCTGTTATTCGAAAGCCAGCGTACCCTCAAAAGAAATTAATACAGCGAATACACCCCCTCAAATCGACATTAAAGCAATTGGCAAAGCAGAACTTGCCACAAATAATGACTACAAATTAGTTCCTAACCCAGCCAAAGCCTATGTAGATGTTCAAACAAATCTATCAGCGAGAGGCTCTGTTTCTGTGAGAATAATTGATATGTCCGGAAAAACAGTTTTGGAAAAATCCGAAACTTTAGAAAGCGGCCGTCAAAATATAAAACTAAATACTCAAAATCTTATTCAGGGAAGTTATATTGTTGAAATTAAAACCGACAATAAAACGAACTCTCAGAAATTACTTATTTCAAAATAAATCCTTTTGAAATCCAAAAACAGAGCTACCCTTTTGGGGTAGCTTTTTATAACTTCTTATTTTACTATTGAAAAAAATAAATTAAATTCGGTGTACATAAAATACCATCAATGATACAACTTCCTTTTTCCAAGCTTTCTGATATCGGAAC is part of the Chryseobacterium paludis genome and encodes:
- a CDS encoding DNA topoisomerase IV subunit B, producing the protein MSQEINPIYSEDNIRTLDWQEHIRLRPGMYIGKLGDGSSADDGIYILLKEILDNSIDEFRMKSGKRIEIKVDDGKVTVRDFGRGIPLGKVVDAVSKMNTGGKYDSKAFKKSVGLNGVGTKAVNALSEYFKVRSFREGKMKIAEFSRGIISENHDEKDTSDRNGTEISFVPDGEIFLHFKYRKEYIERMLRNYAYLNPGLKIIFNGETYYSENGLKDLLEEELEGEILYPIVHLMEEDIELAITHSDRSQTETYFSFVNGQNTTQGGTHLNAFREAYVKTIREFFNKNFDASDIRKSIIAAISINVEEPVFESQTKTKLGSNDMGPNGPTVRTFIIDFLKSKLDNFLHRNPEIAEAIQRKILISERERKELSGIQKLARERAKKVSLHNKKLRDCRQHYNDQKAERKGDTQIFITEGDSASGSITKSRDVETQAVFSLKGKPLNCYGLTKKVVYENEEFNLLQAALNIEESLEDLRYNHVIIATDADVDGMHIRLLMITFFLQFFPDLIKNGHLYILQTPLFRVRNKKETRYCYSEMERVKALNELGKNPEITRFKGLGEISPDEFKHFIGKDIRLEPVVVGKDQTIEQLLEFYMGKNTPDRQVFILENLVVEDGDIDSREIINEVES
- a CDS encoding sensor histidine kinase, whose translation is MKNLCDFSIFLLILFFPFISFSQIPGLVNYSEEDGLNSSTTYTINQDNKGFIWIGSDNGLFRFDGREFKQFSKKNGLKNIDVLGCNPLSNGENFIMPYLTDFAYLKDGKVINSDYNKELKKLTHISSSYSSGDSLFTYNYDNPKEIFLYRHGKVKAIPLFIDKGLPLMDKYFAFSYDTANHLLYVTNDRDKIVAYNILTKKKTLCSVSMPKMTIYRRGDYFVANLNNKVEIYKRSNKYYLKKIQSFSIREKIHQLVIDKNYRLWLCLDKGGVIYYKQTLQEGNLSHPLKLMDDFVMNHIMIDRDNNVWFSTKNNGIYFITEKFFNNYIHLPVKNNSSFITAIGKNGKNIVLGYNEAKSGILKSNTIKDLVLEKNRKTETKSIFSKGNMIIFGFNLSVIQYNTLTHKINHLGDYSLKSILPYTDDSVLICSSESLTVYNFTTHRKFKLLNERTYNALSYDKDSIFVGDFKDLYKLNVKTKKKILFLEGYYFTDIKKLKSNIYVGSTNLNGIVFFNNKKIIRRITEKNGLSTDQIKKIEVENENIFWASTNSGLSRVEIKGAHIKINNFTQTDGLPSNVVAGCVIRDDTIFAGTSKGLAILPINNLLAQPKFINKKVIVNSVTIGDREIFNLNRKIIGQTPENTVTFDVSFLDYTSQGKVSYKYKVEGLNDEWQISNSSKITFNALPPGKYTFKVFGLGYNGKQSYSSTDLSFEINPKFWQTWWFKLLVIIIIGSSIFSLITLYFQRKRNKKLETLYYEKKIAELELQAIKAQINPHFIYNCLNSIQFLLYKKDYVETENYLDIFSQMIRKTLHYSEKTFMPIKEETEYLSLYLHMEKLRLKEQFDYKIIVSNTVNENWIIPSLLIQPFVENAIKHGISSLKDRKGFIHILFDYVDSLLCITIEDNGIGIGSKPESTAKANSFGVKLSQKRIETFRQLFETNITLELNDLFEKEQKSGTQIKLYMTPYENESTSLHH
- a CDS encoding LytR/AlgR family response regulator transcription factor, which produces MKTKVQVCIIDDEQDGRDYISLLLKNEFPDIQISFQASSVEEAYINLIKNAPDILFLDIQLKDGTAFDLLSKFREINSQIIFITAFEHFAIQAIKNGATDYLLKPIKKMDFIMAVNKALEINKKNKSSTTAINQNKISLPTLQGFKLTNITDIVRCEADSSYTTFYMSDKTKIIVSKTLHEFEEFLADYNFFRIHHKHLINLSHLKEYIKGKGGQVIMTDNSVLDVSVRKKNDFLNKIEHME
- a CDS encoding T9SS type A sorting domain-containing protein, which codes for MTRIYFFLIYLLLGSLLFKAQSPCSDFNSTTNPQGNWNTAPYPNGNVLASSGSPNTFDNSQYLALEDQSGGSFFINTTDFKNLGQRFLGQCLYFDFYLEKDGNFGAPIHPAIHIMAGDKIITFTANITVTPNSGWVRVRAPIANATASAFPSNAEGTWSIAGGVWTEFNNVMNNSTAAMITPDYTSNIGERVWYDNICIKSCDGCSADFKLETIFGSNTNTASVKLTLNNPILVSTPSSPGSTYTVTWGDGTSSAYTLSALTHTYANSGTYTICVTEKQGKLTLCTRCFTFCYSKASVPSKEINTANTPPQIDIKAIGKAELATNNDYKLVPNPAKAYVDVQTNLSARGSVSVRIIDMSGKTVLEKSETLESGRQNIKLNTQNLIQGSYIVEIKTDNKTNSQKLLISK